A region from the Citrobacter telavivensis genome encodes:
- a CDS encoding MFS transporter, whose protein sequence is MSELSDNTEQAEGLVVPEKLSIAEKVSYGLGDAGGTIVTGLISNFLTFFYTDIFGLTPAIVGTLFLVLRVIDAISDPLIGIAADRTSTKMGQFRPFILWTAVPLGLIAFLTFSVPDLAYHWKVVYAIATYFALSVLYSLNNVPYCALVTKITSNPVELVSCQSWRFALCGVAGFAVSVGLPVMVKYFGRGDQAQGYQWGVGVLALLAILMFLVCFYGVKERSATRTRHTFNLKESLKSIRHNEQLLLTFVMSLLIISIFNTKGGAAMYFITYVLHGDATYTSLFFGMATLGGIIGSVLVQYLTRHFEIRRIYFWVNVVLAVAHFIVWFVPGNAATLWLILVFICCMVLGFILPMHFTLVTFADTYGEWKSGRRSSGMNFAFNLFFVKLAWAIAGVIISLTLMAVSYRSGMENQTTASLTGITLLSTVIPGVLHALLAVTVCYFKIDNALVAKMEKALGR, encoded by the coding sequence ATGAGTGAACTCTCAGATAATACAGAACAAGCTGAGGGACTCGTTGTCCCGGAAAAACTCTCGATCGCGGAAAAAGTCAGCTATGGACTCGGCGATGCGGGGGGAACGATTGTCACTGGATTGATCTCCAATTTTTTGACCTTTTTCTACACCGATATTTTTGGTTTAACGCCCGCCATTGTCGGGACGCTGTTTCTGGTCCTGAGAGTCATTGACGCGATTTCCGATCCGCTTATTGGTATTGCCGCAGACCGGACATCCACAAAAATGGGACAGTTTCGCCCTTTTATTCTCTGGACGGCAGTGCCGCTTGGACTTATTGCGTTTTTGACCTTCAGCGTCCCTGATTTGGCTTATCACTGGAAAGTGGTTTACGCCATAGCGACCTATTTTGCATTGTCTGTGCTCTATTCGCTCAATAATGTTCCTTATTGCGCGCTGGTCACAAAAATCACCTCAAATCCGGTGGAGCTTGTCTCGTGTCAATCCTGGCGCTTTGCATTATGTGGTGTCGCTGGATTTGCGGTCTCTGTGGGCTTGCCGGTGATGGTGAAATACTTTGGTCGCGGGGATCAGGCTCAGGGATATCAGTGGGGCGTTGGCGTATTAGCCTTGCTGGCGATTCTGATGTTTTTAGTCTGCTTTTACGGCGTAAAAGAGCGGAGCGCCACGCGCACTCGTCACACCTTCAACCTTAAGGAGAGTTTAAAAAGCATTCGTCATAACGAACAGCTCTTGCTGACTTTTGTCATGTCGTTGCTGATTATCAGCATCTTCAATACTAAAGGCGGTGCGGCAATGTATTTCATCACTTATGTGTTGCATGGGGATGCAACTTACACCTCATTATTTTTTGGTATGGCAACGCTTGGTGGGATTATTGGGTCGGTACTGGTTCAATATTTGACGCGGCATTTTGAAATTCGCCGCATCTATTTTTGGGTCAACGTGGTGCTGGCAGTCGCGCATTTTATCGTCTGGTTTGTTCCAGGGAATGCCGCCACGCTGTGGCTGATACTGGTGTTTATCTGCTGCATGGTTCTGGGATTTATTTTGCCGATGCATTTTACGCTTGTGACTTTCGCTGATACCTACGGCGAATGGAAATCGGGGCGACGTTCCTCGGGGATGAATTTCGCGTTCAATCTTTTTTTTGTCAAGCTGGCATGGGCAATAGCAGGCGTAATTATTAGCCTGACACTGATGGCGGTTTCTTATCGCTCAGGAATGGAAAATCAAACGACAGCTTCGCTGACGGGTATCACGTTGCTCTCGACGGTGATTCCTGGCGTGTTGCATGCGTTACTGGCTGTCACCGTGTGTTATTTTAAAATTGATAATGCGCTGGTGGCGAAGATGGAAAAAGCGCTCGGACGATAA
- a CDS encoding family 31 glucosidase, whose product MNTLQIKENTLCWAWNGQYLKIMAWGENSLRILSGIQPDTSTPPLWALLPAPDCDVKFIQEESALTIINGKMSATVDLQGRITFYNQHHDCLLEELWRQRDNGEQFWNVGQQQKKKISALKISGRECKPLAGNAVEINVRFESRPQEKIGGMGQYQQPFINLKGCALELAQRNSQASVPFMVSSLGYGFLWNNPAVGEVVFARNETRWSAKAARRIDYWITAGDTPAEIVRQYAAVTGTPPLMPEFALGLWQSKLRYRTQDELLSVARQYRDAGIPLAVIVADFFHWPVQGDWRFDAREWPDPAAMTAELNAMGTKLMVSIWPTVDVKSENYAHMNEQGFLVNTRKGLNINFDFLGNTRFFDPTNPDARKFVWQVCKKNYFDQGIDLFWLDEAEPEFGVYDFDNYRYHIGNTVETGNIYPLHYTQAFYEGLRDTGLETPVNLVRCAWAGSQRYGALVWSGDIHSSFESMRNQICAGLSMGMAGIPWWTTDIGGFHGGDVDDPAFHELLIRWFQWAVFSPVLRMHGHRDPITEPESAHRDGIAQCNTGAGNELWSFGDATFAILRRYASLRERLRPWLRKLMAQAHETGEPLMRPLFYHYPQDANAWEVTDQYLFGEELLVAPVVHAGETRRLVWLPGDTIWIDANSGARYEGGQEVSVEAPIDVLPLFVREGADILALLTAWREENE is encoded by the coding sequence ATGAATACCTTACAAATAAAAGAGAATACGCTATGTTGGGCGTGGAACGGGCAGTATCTTAAAATCATGGCGTGGGGAGAGAACAGCCTGCGCATATTGTCTGGGATCCAGCCAGATACCAGCACGCCACCCTTATGGGCGCTGCTTCCTGCACCTGATTGCGATGTCAAATTTATACAAGAAGAGAGCGCACTGACCATCATCAACGGCAAAATGAGCGCGACGGTTGATTTGCAAGGTCGTATTACTTTTTATAATCAACATCATGATTGCCTGCTCGAGGAATTATGGCGACAACGGGATAATGGCGAACAATTCTGGAATGTCGGGCAACAGCAAAAAAAGAAAATAAGCGCCTTAAAAATATCGGGAAGGGAATGTAAACCGCTTGCCGGAAACGCCGTGGAAATTAACGTGCGTTTCGAATCCAGACCACAAGAAAAAATAGGCGGAATGGGGCAGTACCAGCAGCCGTTTATTAATTTAAAAGGTTGCGCACTGGAGTTGGCGCAGCGCAATTCACAGGCCAGTGTACCGTTTATGGTATCGAGCCTGGGGTACGGTTTTTTATGGAACAACCCGGCAGTGGGTGAGGTAGTTTTTGCTCGCAATGAAACACGCTGGAGCGCGAAAGCCGCAAGGCGAATTGATTACTGGATCACCGCAGGAGATACCCCGGCGGAGATTGTTCGCCAGTATGCGGCAGTGACCGGAACCCCTCCACTTATGCCGGAATTTGCACTGGGTTTATGGCAATCGAAATTGCGTTACCGTACTCAGGACGAACTGCTGTCGGTGGCGCGCCAGTATCGTGATGCAGGAATTCCGCTGGCGGTAATCGTTGCTGATTTTTTCCACTGGCCAGTGCAGGGAGACTGGCGTTTTGATGCGCGAGAATGGCCAGACCCCGCCGCGATGACTGCGGAGTTAAACGCGATGGGGACGAAACTCATGGTCTCCATCTGGCCAACCGTTGACGTAAAAAGCGAAAACTATGCGCACATGAACGAGCAGGGTTTTTTAGTCAATACGCGCAAAGGGCTCAATATCAATTTCGATTTTTTGGGCAACACACGCTTTTTCGATCCCACAAACCCCGACGCGAGAAAATTCGTCTGGCAGGTTTGCAAGAAGAACTATTTTGATCAAGGCATCGACCTCTTCTGGCTTGATGAAGCTGAACCTGAATTCGGGGTATATGACTTTGATAACTACCGCTATCACATTGGCAATACAGTAGAAACTGGCAATATTTATCCGCTGCATTATACGCAAGCGTTCTATGAAGGGCTGCGTGATACGGGGCTGGAAACCCCTGTTAATCTGGTGCGCTGTGCCTGGGCTGGCAGTCAGCGCTATGGCGCGTTGGTGTGGTCAGGGGATATTCACTCTTCTTTTGAGTCCATGCGTAACCAGATTTGCGCGGGATTAAGTATGGGGATGGCGGGGATTCCCTGGTGGACAACAGATATCGGGGGTTTTCACGGTGGTGATGTTGACGATCCTGCGTTCCACGAGTTGTTGATTCGTTGGTTCCAGTGGGCGGTATTTAGTCCCGTTTTACGTATGCACGGGCATCGTGACCCGATAACAGAGCCTGAGAGCGCACATCGCGATGGCATTGCCCAGTGTAATACGGGGGCAGGGAACGAGCTCTGGAGTTTTGGCGACGCCACCTTTGCCATTCTCCGCCGTTATGCGTCTCTTCGGGAACGTTTACGCCCATGGCTGCGCAAATTGATGGCGCAGGCGCATGAAACAGGCGAACCGCTCATGCGCCCATTGTTTTATCACTATCCGCAGGATGCCAACGCCTGGGAAGTGACAGATCAGTATCTGTTTGGCGAAGAACTGCTGGTGGCCCCGGTGGTTCACGCAGGAGAGACCCGTCGCCTTGTCTGGTTGCCGGGCGACACGATATGGATAGATGCCAATTCAGGCGCGCGTTATGAAGGGGGGCAAGAAGTCAGTGTGGAAGCACCTATCGATGTGCTGCCGCTGTTTGTTCGTGAAGGAGCCGATATCCTGGCATTACTGACTGCATGGAGAGAGGAAAATGAGTGA
- a CDS encoding LacI family DNA-binding transcriptional regulator — protein sequence MNIKELAKKLDLSIATVSRALNSHPEVSAATQKRVRDAATLYGYSPNAAGRNLRKGKANTVALLLPPGDRDNFYTAPFFMRVAASLQRELRTQDIDTILHLALDEADEKLWLRKIIEQRKADAVILTNTTLNDSRIDYLNQQQFPFATLGRSNALNGNFNWVDLDFATVAETAVEQGYQAGYARHALVTLGNDSMQGQIFTETWRNALSARGLPVNESWVYYGDISEAAGFDALRYFHSLAVPPEYVIFLSDLQMLGATFCAQESGCHYPFFAGVFSSDISSFLPQKPTGFEIPYTQLGENLAKATLNAMQNNPNAVQSLPALTLVNQREHKMA from the coding sequence ATGAATATCAAAGAGTTGGCGAAAAAACTGGATCTTTCCATTGCCACCGTTTCCAGGGCGTTAAACAGCCACCCGGAAGTGAGTGCAGCCACACAAAAACGCGTACGCGACGCGGCGACCCTGTATGGTTATTCTCCCAATGCCGCCGGGCGAAACTTACGTAAAGGGAAAGCGAATACGGTGGCTTTGCTTTTGCCTCCTGGTGACAGAGACAACTTTTACACGGCTCCATTTTTCATGCGTGTGGCGGCCAGTTTACAGCGAGAATTACGCACGCAAGATATCGATACCATTTTGCACCTCGCCCTTGACGAAGCCGATGAGAAATTGTGGTTGCGCAAGATCATTGAGCAGCGTAAAGCCGATGCCGTGATCCTGACCAATACGACCCTCAATGACTCCCGCATCGACTATCTTAATCAACAGCAGTTTCCATTTGCCACTCTGGGACGCAGTAATGCGCTTAACGGCAATTTCAACTGGGTGGATCTGGATTTTGCCACCGTGGCGGAAACCGCTGTCGAGCAGGGATATCAGGCTGGCTATGCTCGCCATGCATTAGTTACGCTGGGAAATGACAGCATGCAGGGACAGATATTCACCGAGACATGGCGCAATGCCCTATCTGCTCGCGGACTGCCCGTTAATGAATCGTGGGTCTATTATGGTGATATCAGTGAAGCAGCGGGTTTTGACGCGTTACGCTATTTCCATTCGCTTGCTGTACCACCCGAATACGTCATTTTCTTGAGCGATCTCCAGATGCTGGGCGCTACGTTCTGTGCACAGGAGTCAGGCTGTCACTATCCGTTTTTTGCCGGTGTATTCAGCAGCGATATCTCCTCATTTCTCCCCCAGAAACCGACGGGCTTCGAGATCCCCTATACGCAACTGGGTGAGAATCTGGCTAAAGCGACCTTAAATGCCATGCAAAACAACCCGAATGCGGTGCAGTCATTACCTGCGCTCACGCTGGTTAATCAGCGTGAGCATAAAATGGCTTAG
- the gsiD gene encoding glutathione ABC transporter permease GsiD, which produces MRLLNWRRQAILNAMPMVKPERVRTPWHEFWRRFRRQHVALIAGLFVLLLILVAVFARWLTPFDAENYFDYDRLNDGPSMMHWFGVDSLGRDIFSRVLVGAQISLAAGVFAVLIGAAIGTVLGLLAGYYEGWWDRVIMRICDVLFAFPGILLAIAVVAVLGSGIANVIIAVAIFSIPAFARLVRGNTLVLKQQTFIESARSIGASDATIIFSHILPGTVSSIVVFFTMRIGTSIISAASLSFLGLGAQPPTPEWGAMLNEARADMVIAPHVALFPAVAIFLTVLAFNLLGDGLRDALDPKIKG; this is translated from the coding sequence ATGCGATTACTTAACTGGCGCCGTCAGGCGATTTTAAATGCCATGCCGATGGTGAAACCCGAACGGGTGCGCACGCCGTGGCACGAATTCTGGCGACGTTTTCGTCGTCAGCATGTGGCGCTGATTGCAGGTCTGTTTGTGCTGTTGCTTATCCTGGTGGCAGTCTTCGCTCGTTGGCTGACGCCCTTCGATGCAGAAAACTATTTCGATTACGACAGGCTGAATGACGGACCGTCGATGATGCACTGGTTCGGCGTGGATTCGTTGGGCAGAGACATCTTCAGCCGCGTGCTGGTTGGCGCGCAAATCTCGCTGGCGGCAGGCGTGTTTGCGGTATTGATTGGCGCGGCCATTGGCACCGTACTGGGACTGCTGGCGGGCTACTATGAAGGCTGGTGGGACCGGGTAATCATGCGTATCTGCGACGTGCTGTTTGCGTTTCCAGGGATCCTGCTGGCGATTGCCGTGGTGGCGGTGCTGGGTAGCGGCATCGCAAACGTGATTATCGCGGTGGCGATTTTCTCCATCCCGGCGTTCGCCCGTCTGGTACGCGGTAATACGCTGGTACTGAAGCAGCAGACGTTTATCGAATCGGCGCGCAGCATTGGTGCCAGCGATGCGACGATTATTTTCAGCCATATCCTGCCAGGAACCGTCTCGTCGATTGTGGTCTTTTTTACCATGCGCATTGGCACCTCGATAATCTCAGCGGCAAGCCTGTCATTTCTGGGGCTGGGCGCACAACCGCCGACGCCGGAGTGGGGCGCGATGCTAAATGAAGCGCGGGCAGATATGGTAATAGCACCGCACGTGGCGCTGTTCCCGGCAGTGGCCATCTTTCTGACGGTACTGGCATTTAATCTGCTCGGCGATGGCCTGCGCGACGCGCTGGATCCGAAGATTAAGGGCTAA
- the gsiC gene encoding glutathione ABC transporter permease GsiC: MLNYIIKRLLGLIPTLFIVAVLVFLFVHLLPGDPARLIAGPEADAQVIELVRQQLGLDRPLHVQFWHYMTNVLQGDFGLSMVSRRPVSEEIASRFMPTLWLTLTSMIWAVLFGMAAGIVAAVWRNRWPDRLSMTLAVTGISFPAFALGMLLMQVFSVELGWLPTVGADSWQHYILPSVTLGAAVASVMARFTRASFVDVLNEDYMRTARAKGVSETWVVLKHGLRNAMIPVVTMMGLQFGFLLGGSIVVEKVFNWPGLGRLLVDSVEMRDYPVIQAEVLLFSLEFILINLVVDVLYAAINPAIRYK; encoded by the coding sequence ATGCTTAACTATATTATCAAGCGCCTGCTGGGGTTGATTCCGACCCTGTTCATTGTTGCGGTGCTGGTGTTTTTATTTGTCCACCTGTTGCCGGGTGACCCGGCGCGGCTGATTGCCGGGCCGGAAGCCGACGCGCAGGTGATTGAACTGGTTCGTCAGCAGCTCGGTCTCGACCGGCCGCTGCACGTCCAGTTCTGGCATTACATGACGAATGTGTTGCAGGGCGATTTTGGACTCTCGATGGTTTCTCGCCGACCTGTCTCGGAGGAGATCGCCAGCCGGTTTATGCCTACGCTGTGGCTGACGTTGACCAGTATGATCTGGGCCGTTCTGTTCGGTATGGCGGCGGGGATTGTCGCGGCGGTATGGCGTAATCGCTGGCCGGATCGCCTCAGCATGACGCTGGCCGTTACCGGGATCTCCTTTCCGGCGTTCGCGCTGGGGATGTTGTTGATGCAGGTGTTCTCCGTGGAGTTAGGCTGGTTGCCGACCGTCGGGGCCGATAGCTGGCAGCACTATATTCTGCCATCTGTCACTCTCGGTGCGGCGGTGGCCTCGGTGATGGCGCGCTTTACCCGCGCCTCGTTTGTCGATGTGCTTAATGAAGACTATATGCGCACCGCCCGGGCGAAAGGGGTCAGTGAAACATGGGTGGTGCTCAAACACGGACTGCGCAATGCGATGATCCCTGTCGTCACCATGATGGGGTTACAGTTCGGCTTTTTGCTCGGCGGTTCTATCGTGGTCGAAAAGGTCTTCAACTGGCCTGGTCTCGGACGACTGCTGGTGGACTCCGTGGAGATGCGTGATTATCCGGTGATTCAGGCGGAAGTCCTCCTGTTCTCACTGGAATTTATTCTTATCAACTTAGTGGTGGATGTGCTGTATGCCGCCATTAACCCGGCTATCAGGTACAAGTAA
- the gsiB gene encoding glutathione ABC transporter substrate-binding protein GsiB, with translation MTKLLARHWLLALGATTALAASPAFAAKDVVVAVGSNFTTLDPYDANDTLSQQVAKSFYQGLFGLDKEMKLKNVLAESYTVSDDGLVYTLKLRQGVKFQDGTDFNAGAVKINLDRASDPANSLKRYNLYKNIAKTEAVDPATVKITLKQPFSAFINILAHPATAMISPAALEKYGKEIGFHPVGTGPYVLDTWNQTDFVKVKKFAGYWQSGLPKLDSITWRPVTDNNTRAAMLQTGEAQFAFPIPYEQAALLEKNKNLQLVASPSIMQRYISMNVTQKPFDNPKVREALNYAINRQALVKVAFAGYATPATGVVPPSIAYAQSFTAWPYDPAKARELLKEAGYPNGFSTTLWSSHNHSTAQKVLQFTQQQLAQVGVKVQVTAMDAGQRASEVEGKGQKESGVRMFYTGWSASTGEADWALSPLFASQNWPPTLFNTAFYSNPQVDTDLADALKTTDPQEKARLYKAAQDIVWKESPWIPLVVEKLVSAHSNKLTGFWIMPDTGFSFDDADLK, from the coding sequence ATGACAAAATTGCTCGCCCGACATTGGCTGCTGGCATTAGGCGCGACGACCGCGCTGGCTGCGTCCCCGGCGTTTGCCGCGAAAGATGTGGTAGTGGCGGTGGGGTCCAACTTCACCACGCTCGATCCGTATGATGCGAATGACACGTTATCGCAGCAGGTCGCGAAGTCGTTTTATCAGGGACTGTTTGGTCTGGATAAAGAGATGAAGCTGAAGAACGTGCTGGCGGAGAGTTACACCGTCTCTGACGACGGTCTGGTGTATACCCTCAAACTGCGTCAGGGGGTAAAATTCCAGGACGGTACCGACTTTAACGCCGGGGCGGTGAAAATTAACCTCGACCGTGCCAGCGATCCCGCCAACAGCCTCAAGCGTTATAACCTGTATAAGAACATCGCCAAAACAGAGGCCGTCGATCCCGCAACGGTAAAAATCACCCTGAAGCAGCCGTTCTCCGCGTTTATTAATATCCTGGCGCACCCGGCGACAGCGATGATCTCACCGGCCGCGCTGGAGAAATACGGGAAAGAGATTGGCTTCCACCCGGTAGGCACCGGTCCTTACGTGCTGGATACCTGGAATCAAACCGATTTTGTGAAGGTGAAGAAATTTGCCGGTTACTGGCAGTCGGGATTGCCGAAGCTGGATAGCATCACCTGGCGCCCGGTCACCGATAACAACACCCGTGCGGCGATGCTGCAAACCGGAGAAGCACAGTTTGCCTTCCCGATCCCCTACGAGCAGGCGGCGCTGTTAGAGAAAAACAAAAATCTGCAACTGGTCGCCAGTCCGTCGATTATGCAGCGTTACATCAGTATGAACGTGACGCAAAAGCCGTTCGACAATCCGAAAGTCCGCGAGGCGTTAAACTACGCTATCAACCGCCAGGCGCTGGTGAAAGTGGCGTTTGCGGGATACGCGACCCCGGCGACCGGCGTGGTGCCGCCGTCGATTGCGTATGCGCAAAGCTTCACGGCCTGGCCTTACGATCCGGCAAAAGCACGTGAACTGCTGAAAGAAGCGGGTTACCCGAACGGTTTTAGCACTACGCTGTGGTCATCGCACAATCACAGTACCGCCCAGAAAGTGTTGCAGTTTACCCAGCAGCAGCTGGCGCAGGTGGGGGTTAAAGTGCAGGTGACGGCGATGGATGCCGGTCAGCGCGCGTCTGAAGTTGAAGGGAAAGGACAGAAAGAGAGCGGTGTGAGAATGTTCTACACCGGCTGGTCGGCCTCGACCGGTGAAGCGGACTGGGCGCTGTCGCCGCTGTTTGCTTCGCAAAACTGGCCGCCAACGCTGTTTAACACCGCGTTTTACAGCAATCCGCAGGTTGATACCGACCTTGCCGATGCGCTGAAAACAACCGATCCGCAAGAGAAAGCGCGGCTGTACAAAGCGGCGCAGGATATCGTCTGGAAAGAGTCGCCGTGGATCCCGCTGGTGGTGGAAAAACTGGTCTCGGCGCACAGTAACAAACTGACCGGTTTCTGGATCATGCCAGATACGGGGTTCAGCTTTGATGATGCAGATTTGAAATAA
- the gsiA gene encoding glutathione ABC transporter ATP-binding protein GsiA, whose product MPHSDALDVSDVLAVSNLNIAFQQDQQRTEAVRNLSFRLRRGETLAIVGESGSGKSVTALSLMRLIEQSGGEVQCEQMLLRRRNREVIELGEQSTSQLQRVRGADIAMIFQEPMTSLNPVFTVGEQIAESIRLHQGAGREAAMAEAKRMLDQVRIPEAKAILSRYPHQLSGGMRQRVMIAMALSCRPAVLIADEPTTALDVTIQAQILQLIKVLQQEMSMGVIFITHDMGVVADVADRVLVMYQGEGVETGSVEQIFRSPQHPYTQSLLAAVPQLGAMKGLPYPRRFPVISLSAPEKQERPVDQNTVVEGEPILQVRNLVTRFPLRSGVLNRVTREVHAVENVSFDLWPGETLSLVGESGCGKSTTGRALLRLVESQSGEIIFNGQRIDTLSDSQLQPLRRDIQFIFQDPYASLDPRQTVGYSIMEPLRVHGLLQGKAAADRVAWLLERVGLQPEHAWRYPHEFSGGQRQRICIARALALNPKVIIADESVSALDVSIRGQIINLLLDLQRELGIAWLFISHDMAVVERISHRVAVMHMGQIVEIGPRAALFEDPQHPYTRKLMAAVPVADPGHPRPQRVLLSDELPSNIYRRGEAPAPVSLQLVGPGHYVARPQRENALSRL is encoded by the coding sequence TCACCGCGCTGTCGCTGATGCGACTGATTGAACAGTCTGGTGGTGAGGTTCAGTGTGAGCAGATGCTGCTGCGCCGCCGTAACCGTGAGGTGATTGAACTGGGCGAACAGAGCACGTCGCAGCTTCAGCGGGTGCGGGGTGCCGATATCGCCATGATCTTCCAGGAGCCAATGACGTCGCTCAACCCGGTGTTTACCGTAGGAGAGCAAATTGCCGAGTCCATCCGCCTGCATCAAGGGGCGGGGCGTGAAGCGGCGATGGCGGAGGCCAAGCGGATGCTCGATCAGGTTCGCATTCCAGAGGCGAAAGCAATTCTTTCGCGCTACCCCCATCAGCTTTCCGGCGGTATGCGCCAGCGGGTGATGATTGCGATGGCGCTCTCCTGTCGTCCGGCGGTGCTGATTGCCGATGAACCGACAACCGCGCTGGACGTCACGATTCAGGCGCAGATCCTGCAACTGATCAAAGTTCTGCAACAAGAGATGTCGATGGGGGTGATTTTCATTACTCACGACATGGGCGTGGTGGCGGATGTCGCCGACCGTGTGCTGGTAATGTACCAGGGGGAGGGCGTGGAGACCGGCAGTGTGGAACAGATTTTCCGCTCGCCGCAGCATCCCTACACGCAGTCGTTATTAGCGGCGGTACCACAACTCGGGGCGATGAAAGGTCTGCCTTATCCGCGCCGCTTCCCGGTTATCTCCCTGAGTGCGCCGGAAAAGCAGGAGCGACCCGTCGATCAAAATACGGTGGTTGAGGGAGAGCCCATTTTGCAGGTTCGCAACCTGGTCACCCGTTTTCCGTTACGCAGCGGCGTTCTTAATCGAGTGACCCGCGAAGTACACGCGGTGGAAAATGTCAGCTTTGATCTCTGGCCCGGTGAGACGCTGTCGCTGGTCGGCGAATCGGGCTGCGGCAAATCGACGACCGGACGTGCGCTACTGCGCCTGGTGGAATCGCAGTCCGGCGAGATTATTTTTAACGGTCAGCGAATCGATACGCTGTCCGACAGTCAATTACAGCCTTTGCGCCGCGATATTCAGTTTATTTTTCAGGATCCTTACGCCTCGCTCGACCCACGGCAAACCGTGGGGTATTCCATCATGGAGCCGCTGCGCGTCCACGGTTTATTGCAGGGTAAGGCGGCGGCCGATCGCGTGGCGTGGTTGCTGGAGCGCGTCGGGCTGCAACCTGAACATGCGTGGCGCTACCCGCATGAGTTTTCCGGCGGGCAGCGTCAGCGGATCTGCATTGCCCGCGCGCTGGCGCTCAATCCTAAAGTCATTATTGCCGATGAATCGGTCTCCGCGCTGGATGTGTCGATTCGCGGACAAATCATCAACCTGTTGCTCGATTTGCAGCGGGAACTGGGGATCGCCTGGCTGTTCATCTCGCATGACATGGCCGTTGTTGAGCGGATCAGCCACCGCGTTGCGGTGATGCACATGGGGCAGATTGTGGAGATTGGTCCGCGCGCCGCGCTGTTTGAGGATCCGCAGCATCCGTATACCCGTAAGCTCATGGCGGCGGTTCCGGTTGCCGACCCCGGACATCCCCGACCGCAGCGGGTGCTGCTGTCGGATGAGCTGCCGAGCAACATTTACCGGCGCGGTGAAGCGCCAGCACCTGTTTCATTGCAGTTAGTCGGGCCCGGACATTATGTCGCGCGTCCACAACGAGAAAATGCGCTATCGCGCTTATAA